TTCACTAAAATGTTACGTCATCAATTTGCGACGGAAGTCCAACGAAGTTCTAGCAATGACGTATATTTTAGCCGACCATTGCAACTTGACACATGAATTACAATCAAAGCAAACATTGCGtttataattactattattatgactaAAATACGATTTGGTGCCAGTATGCTCTAAAATCCTCCATTACCGTACATTGGTTATTTGGTGGCTGTTGAATAGACACAGCGTCATGTCGTTTCTGGTGGATTCTGTCATCATGTTCACCTCTCAGGTAGCGTAAATAgctaaatagtatttttttaccTCTGAATTTAAATCTTTATTAGGTGTGCTTTAGTTCAACCTTGCTCGTAACAAGATACAATTAAAAGTAAAAGAACAAgctgaatataaatatatataaacgtTAGTTGTATTTTTGTCCATTTGCAGGTGCTATTCTTTGGTTTTGGGTGGTTGTTCTTTATGCGTCAGCTTTTCAAAGACTATGAGGTACATATTATTTCTGACTAGTCTTTTATTACCGTTATTAAAGTGTCGGCCTGCGTGTTTGCATATGTTTATATATGATATGTTTGTATATGTTCCCAGGTGCGTCAGTACGTGGTACAGGTGGTATTCTCCATCACCTTTGCCTTTTCGTGTACCATGTTTGAGCTCATCATCTTTGAGATATTGGGTGCCTTGAGTAGCAGGTAAGGAAGGACATGACGGGGACCTCTTGTTATGCGATGCATTCAAATTCATGTCTGCTTCAAGTTCCAGGTATTTTCACTGGAAGCTGAACCTCTATGTGATTCTACTGGTTCTCATCTTTGTGGTGCCCTTTTACATCGGGTATTTTGTGGTTAGCAACATACGCCTGTGTAAGTAACGACATgtatctacgtatctatctCACCTATCTAACAAAGGTCTGTTTGCTTTGTGTAGTGCACAGACAGAGGCTGCTGTTTGCATGCATGGTGTGGTTTACCTTCATGTATTTCTTCTGGAAATTGGGCGATCCATTCCCCATACTGAGTCCAAAACATGGTGAGTCGGCGTCCTCGCTCCTCCCTGCGTGTAAACAGTATAAGCACAGTACATGTTACATTGGTTATTATATTTCCTTCAGGCATTCTGTCCATCGAGCAGCTGATCAGTCGTGTGGGTGTGATCGGCGTCACGCTGATGGCTCTCTTGTCGGGCTTCGGTGCCGTCAACTGTCCCTACACGTACATGTCATACTTCCTAAGGTAGGCTCAGCTTTCAGTTTCAGTTACGTTCCTCAGGATATCATAAGTCTCAATAGGTcgtcataacaacaacaacagaaggGATGGTCATTATTTGCTTTTACTGTTTTAGACCTGGGCAAAGTGGATTGATCCGCTGGTGGAATTTCTTGGTTTCAATCGGTTATTTCAGGGCtgcatgtgtttgtttacatgtcaatcatgaattaatgtatgtttacatttctattattaCAGTTACAAGTTCCAAAACccgcatgttaggttaactatatgtgctatatgtattaggtttgtctatatgagccctgtgattggctggccaccagcctctcaccccaagtcagctgggataggctccagcacccccgcgaccctcgtgaggataagcggtagaaaacgaatgaatgttttatttagcatttttttaattacttttgaCAGGAACGTAACAGACAGCGACATCCTGGCTTTGGAGAGGCGGTTGCTCCAAACGATGGACATGATTGTTAGCAAGAAAAAACGGTAGGTTAAAAATccatgcatactgtatgtacagtagagTGCAAAACTATTTTCCTCCTTCCCCTTtttgtatgtttacatgtttcaGATGATCAAACagttaaaatattagtcaatgacaacaaaaacataactttACTGACATCAATTGAGCTCTACTAGTcaggaaaaggttataaagccatttcctaagctttgggactccagcaaaccacagtgagagccattatccacaaatttgCGAAAACATGGAAGAGTGGTGAAACTCCCCAGGAgcggccggccaaccaaaaagaccccaagagcacagcgacgactcatccaagaggtcacaaaagaccccgcaacaacatccaaagaactgcaggcctcagttaaggtcagtcagtgttcatgactccaccgtaagaaagacactgggcagaAATGGAAGCCATGGTGGAGTTCCAAGGGCAGAAATGGAAGCCATGGTGGCGTTCCAAGGGCAGAAATGGAAGCCATGGCGGAGTTCCAAGACCCAAACCGCTGCTGAACAaacaattttgccagaaaaacaTCTTGAGAATATTCCCCCAAAAGTCTGGGggaatactctgtggtctgacgagacaaactGTGTGTCCTagtacatctggcgtaaaagtttCAGAATAAGTACATCATGCcaacagtaaaacatggtggtggtagtgtgatggttttgctgcttcaggacctggaagacttcctgtgataaatggaatcatgaattctgctgtggggctgcacggcggtcaagtggttagcgcgcagacctcacagctaggagaccatggttcaattccactctcggctatgttctcacacatgctaggttaattggccactccaaattgtccgtaggtatgaatgtgagtgtgaatggttgtttgtctatatgtgccctgggattggctggccaccagtccagggtgtaccccgcctctcgacagctgggataggctccagcacccccgcgaccctcgtgaggataagcggtagaaaatgagtgaatgaatgtgtactatattgtgtaatatgagcgtaaatgtaactataggggtgttatttcatgcctagagggctctaatagtgtttataaaacacatttggaaggtcgtgaacaggttttctatgctctaagtaagaaaatattccattaataaggagaaatcctacttcaccggaataagcggtagaaaatgaatgaatgaattctgctgttaaccaaaaaaaaacaaaaaacgtgaagctgaaaccaacttggttctgcagcaggacaatgaaccaaaacaaaccagcaagtccacctctgattggctgaagaagtCCTGAGTCCAGAGTCCTGACCTCAATCCTATTGAGTCGAGTTAAAAAGACACTTcagtgtggctgaatgacaacaattctgcaaagctgCAAAGCTGAATGGGCCACAATTCCTCCTCAGCCATgaaagagactcattgcaagttatcccaaattttgattgcagttgttgctggtcAGGGCGGCGTTGTCATGGACTAATATTTCTATTAGTTTgctgatctgaaacattaaagtTTGCCCAACATGCCAAACTGTTTTATGAAAGACGTTTGTCCTGGTGCAGCATCGCCATGACGCGGAGGCAGATGTACCAACGTGGCGAGGACCACAACAAACAGACGGGACTGTGGGGCATGATCAAGAGCGTCACGTCGCCGCCAACGGGGAGCGAAAGTACCCTTCCTTTTAACACCCACCTGATTAAAATGGCCTCTTCCCTTCCTGACCGCCGTTGCTCTGCTTCCATGCAGACCTGTCACTCATCCAGCAGGAGGTCAACGCCCTGGAGGAGCTCAGCAGACAGCTCTTCCTGGAGACCGTAGACCTGCAAGCCACCAAGGTAAGGTCGTCGTTAACAAGTAGAAATGTTGCGGTGACGCTGACTCCATTTGTCTTTAGGAGCGCATTGAGTACTCCAAGACGTTCCAGGGAAAGTACTTCAACTTCCTCGGCTACTTCTTCTCCATCTACTGCGTGTGGAAGATTTTTATGGTGAGGCCACCAACGGCAGACTTGCTGAATTATTCTTAATAATATTTCTACCTGTCCGTCACAGGCCACCATAAACATCGTGTTCGATCGCGTGGGAAAGACGGATCCTGTGACCAGAGGCATTGAAATAACGGTCAACTACTTGGGCATCCAGTTTGATGTAAGACCTCGTTCCGTGCACGCTGATACACACCCAGAATGGGAAGACAACGTATGGACAAATGTATAAGatgggggtgtccaatgtgtggtCTTCCTCCCTGGACGAGACACCTCAGCCACCTTTCCATTGTGACTACAGAcgtagtttaccaccaccaaAATGTAATCCCGTGTTattctttttcttcataatatctCCAAGTTATTTCTCAGAAAAATTGTGACTTtccttttaaaatatataattttgcctaaatattttgactttattatcaaaaAATTATAGCTGcttttcacatttctgcattttttaatttcccaaatatttcgATTTATggatgtaaaattatgactttattcttgtaactcataatattatttatttcatatttatattatatataattatttattttagcatttaataTTATCATCTTATTCtcagttttgctgttttttttattttttataatgtggCACAGGTcacaaaaaaactgcaaatgctgcactttggacacccccgactTAGGGTGAATAAGATTTACCTTAAAAACGGCCCAATTTTTGGGTGAATAAGATTTACCTTAAAAACGGCCCAATTTttggacaaaacaaaaagtatactggttttatttgattaattattatttttttcttgtatttatttattttttattgtcttttttcagGTGAAGTTTTGGTCTCAGCACATCTCCTTCATCCTGGTGGGCATCATCATCGTGACATCCATACGAGGCCTACTCATCACCCTGACGAAGGTACAAAGATGACGCCACGGCGACGCCTCTGCGTCAGTCTGAATGAGTCCTCTCCCTTTGTAGTTCTTCTACGCCATATCCAGCAGCAAGTCCTCCAACGTCATCGTGCTGGTACTGGCTCAGATCATGGTGAGAACCCTCGTTCTTCATCTCACCCGGTCATCGTTAAGCCAGCGTCGTTACATTTGCGTCTCGTGACGTCATCAGGGCATGTACTTTGTGTCGTCGGTGCTGCTGATGCGCATGAGCATGCCGCTGGAGTACCGCTCCATCGTCACGGAGGTGCTGGGGGAGCTGCAGTTCAACTTCTACCACCGCTGGTTTGACGTCATCTTCCTCGTCAGCGCCCTGTCCAGCATCCTCTTCCTCTACCTGGCCCACAAGCAGGCACCAGAGAAACACATGGCGCTCTGACAACGCCGTGTACTacgtaaatcttttttttttaactttaatggTAGTGGAATTGATCCTGTGCAGTGTTCCTGAATCAGGAGCGAATGCTATGGGAAACATTAGGAATAAAAGTTGGGATTTGTACTTTGGATTTTTCATCTTGGCTGAACAGACTTGAGCAAAgccattattatttcatttcgtATCGCTTGACTAAACCATTCACTTTCCATTGAGGGCAAAATAATCCTTCTGGCTCACTTTCTggatttattcttttaaaatatgtcattttttaatgaaGGGAATGAATCATCATAAAAAGTCTTTTCAAGCACTAAAAAGACAAGACGTACCATTTGGtcacagctcttttttttttaatcacagcaAGTCTGAAGCAGTAAAACGGCTccaggccatcacactaccaccaccacattttaccacatatgatgttctttttctggaaCGTGGCATTagttttacaccagatgtaataaTAAGACACACGTCTTCCAAAAAGTTCCAACATTTGTCTCCTTAGAGTATTTTCCCATTTTGCCAGTGTTTTCCAACAAAATTCAGACGAGCTTTGATGTTCTGGTGGctttcatcttggaactctgacacccatgcagccccagaccacgaCGCACGCTACCACCATCATTCTTGACTTTAGGAAAGACAAAATGATCTTAGAGCCCCCAAAGGGGACATGGAAATAAAAATTGATGGTCAAAGTCAAACTTTTGCAAGCTATTGCAAAAGTTTTCCGTTACCACACAAAACTATGTTTGGTAGCAGCAGGACACGCTTCCCAGGACACGCTTCCCAGGACACGCTTCCAGTCATAGCTTGT
This is a stretch of genomic DNA from Doryrhamphus excisus isolate RoL2022-K1 chromosome 9, RoL_Dexc_1.0, whole genome shotgun sequence. It encodes these proteins:
- the si:ch73-390b10.2 gene encoding Golgi pH regulator, whose translation is MSFLVDSVIMFTSQVLFFGFGWLFFMRQLFKDYEVRQYVVQVVFSITFAFSCTMFELIIFEILGALSSSSRYFHWKLNLYVILLVLIFVVPFYIGYFVVSNIRLLHRQRLLFACMVWFTFMYFFWKLGDPFPILSPKHGILSIEQLISRVGVIGVTLMALLSGFGAVNCPYTYMSYFLRNVTDSDILALERRLLQTMDMIVSKKKRIAMTRRQMYQRGEDHNKQTGLWGMIKSVTSPPTGSENLSLIQQEVNALEELSRQLFLETVDLQATKERIEYSKTFQGKYFNFLGYFFSIYCVWKIFMATINIVFDRVGKTDPVTRGIEITVNYLGIQFDVKFWSQHISFILVGIIIVTSIRGLLITLTKFFYAISSSKSSNVIVLVLAQIMGMYFVSSVLLMRMSMPLEYRSIVTEVLGELQFNFYHRWFDVIFLVSALSSILFLYLAHKQAPEKHMAL